The Prionailurus viverrinus isolate Anna chromosome B1, UM_Priviv_1.0, whole genome shotgun sequence genome includes the window GATACTGgtgtggaaaaggagaaaatggaagtcGGGCTGCTCTGTGCTCCCGGGTCAACTGATGACTGGTCAGTGGGAGAGCATGCGGCTAGCCCACAGAGCTCTGAGGTGCAGGAAATTCCGTCGTGCGGTAGTAAGGGAGGGGAACAGCTGTGAGCAGAGGGGGAGGTGCTTGTGAGCCGGAGGGGCTTCCGTTGAACGGGCAATCCTTGTAAGGCACAGCACCTCCTTCCCAATTTATACTAAAGGTAAGCAACATTTGAAGCAGGGAAAGCTGATGCTTGGATTGCAGGTAATATGCAATCTTTGTGTCAGAGATGCCCTTGTTCCCCACTGTGGTCCAGGGAACTCACAGTCTCATTAGGGATACAGAGAGTCCTCTGTACCGACCACTGATTACAGCTCTTTCAAAAGAACCTACCGCCCTGTCTCCTCAGATCCCTTTCTTTTTTGAGGCCCCAATCCTTTGAGGTCTCTCTGGGTACATGGTCACTGTGTAGTCTGTCTCTTCAGGTTAGTAAGcgccattttttattttgaaatcttttcaGTTCTAGGACGCAGAATTTATTAGTCTTCTAAGGAAGGCAGTTGTATCTTATCTTGTAACCTGTAACCTGTACCTTATTCCTCAAGGGAGTATCCCAATTTGTTAAGGGGCTGACAAAACATCCGTATTCTTCAATCCATTCTGCACAGGAGCTGTCCAAACATTTTCTGTTCTCAGGGAAAAGTGCTGATCTTACCTTCCGGCCCCAACCCCCAATGTAAGGTTGAAATTAAGCCCAGAACAGCTCCTAAAATCTGCTGATGCCAGGAGCCTAATTCTCCATTGTCGGCCTGAGAAACAGATTCCCCGCACACACTTTAGGCACGTGCTGTGATGACTCCCATCTGCTTTCTTGGAGTCATCTGGACAGACTTTGGTGGTCCTTGTCATTTAACTcaactttcttatttttcagacaCAATGGATTAAACCTTTCAGGcgttaaaaatctttatttttaacgAGTGTGATTACATGACTCTTTTGGCgacttttaatttatattcaaacataacatacataattttaaatttgtaagcTTGGTTTCTGTGATAGCATCACTAGAGGCACAATTTTGTTCAAGATTCTCTGAACAAATTCTCTGATTCCTATAGCAAGCTAGGAACTTTGTAGCATAATCTTGGAATATCTTAAAGCTCAGCTTAAGCTCGGTTTTAAAACATCTACATCTGCTTGAACCCTCCAGTTTGCCCAAAGCCTCATCACTCCATATTCTTTCACTATCAACTCCCTTGGGTATTCCTTGCCTAGTCTCTGAAATCATTTGAGTTTGCCACtcgattaaaaatatatatatattttaatgtttatttatttttgagagagagtgagcgagagagagcgcgcgcaagcgcttggaggggggaagggcagagagagagggagacacagaatctgaagcaggctccaggctctgagctgtcagcacagagcctgaaggggAGCCTGAagtcatgaattgtgagatcacgacctgagctgaagttggacgcttaaacgactgagccacccaggcgccccttgtcacTCTGGATTTTAATTCAATTCCCTCATTCTATAGTTGAGAAAAATAGACTGCATAGACAGGAAACAACTTGCCTGGGAAAGCCACTCTGCAGAGTAGAACATAATTTCCTGCTTTCTCACCATACTTTGTACTATGGCCAAAATCAACATTTGTTACCAAAGAGTAACAGAATCTACGATTCCCCCAGCATTTCAGAAGTTAGACTTGTTTGGGAATGGCCACAATTTCTTGTCTGTTATGTGTGTCCACGTGAGAAGAAATCTCACCTAAATTCAACTCCCCCGCCTCGGTCTGGCCCACTTCAAACCGACCGCAGACGCCGGGGGAAGGCAAGGCGAAGACGCGGTCCACACCAGGAACCTTCTCTCCTAGCTCACGTTTCTACCCGAGGCTGCAGGGACCCGGACCGGAAGTGGCTCTCCGCCCGCGTACAGAACTACCTATGTAAACCGCGTTTGCTCTGGCCGGAAGAGAAAGGTGCAGCGCTTAGAAGGCTCCCCTCCTAGTACCGGCTTCCGCGCTGTTGCTGTTGCGGACGTGCGAGTAGATATCTGAAAAGCTTCCGAGACTCTGGGTTGTGACATGCCGGGCGGAGGCCAGTGCCCCGATTGCGGCTCCACTGAGCTCGTGGAAGACTCTCACTATTCGCAGAGCCAGCTGGTGTGCTCAGACTGTGGCTGCGTCGTCACCGAGGGAGTCCTTACTACCACCTTCAGCGACGAGGGCAACCTCCGAGGTATTTGTGCCGGCCTTTCCAGGGCCGTGGGTATAggctggggtggtggagggatTGACATCAGATTCCTCTTATGCCTCTCACGCCCTCTCGTTGTCACGTGTACACTTAACTACGGGAGAAAGTGACCTAAAGTGAAGGAGCGCTGCAGGAGGGCAGGGACGGCCATTCCTCTGCGTTTTTCTAGCACCTGGTACGGTATCTGGCATGTGTTAGGTCTCATAAACGTCGACCAAATGAAACAGAGAAGCAGAGTTTCACTCAATTTATCTAGTCTGGGTGTGATGGACGGATGGAATTCTTTACAAGTGCGGACAAAGTATGAGCCCGAAGCAGCCTTTAGCCCTAATTGACAAacacatctatctatctttctttctttctttctttctttctttctttctttctttctttctctctctctctctctctctctctctctttctctctctctctctctctttctctctctctttctctctctctctctttctctctctctctttctttctttctttctttctttcttttctccccctccctccctcccaccctccctccctccctctctccctccctccctccctccctccctccctctctctctttctctctttctttcttttatttctttctttctttcttccctcccttccttccttccttccttccttccttccttccttcctttcttgagtCCCTGACCAGTGCAGCCCTCAAAATCAGCAATCAGGAAAATTGCCTGGATTGGATATACAGGAGAGATGGCTGCAAATTTGGAACTCTTGAAGCCACTTTAGTGCAGTCTTAACGTTCCTCAGtctctattttgaaaaaaaaattttttaacgtttatttatttttgagacagagagcatgaacgggggagggtcagagagagggagacacagaatctgaaacaggctccaggctctgagctgtcagcacagagcccgacgcggggctcgaactcacagaccgtgagatcatgacctgagccgaagtcggccgcttaaccgactgagccacccaggcacccctcagtctCTGTATTTGATAGTGCTTGTGAACGTAGAAAACCAGATGGACTTTTAATGTGCAAAAATGGGCACCTTCATGAGACAGGGAGCAGAGCCTAATGATATGAATTCTCCCTGGTTTTGTGTGGTGGGAGGCCAGGGGTCTGGTGAATAAAGACTAAACAAAGCTATTTGTTGTCCCTTATTTACAGAAGTAACATATTCCCGAAGCACAGGGGAAAATGATCAAGTTAGCCGCAGCCAGCAACGAGGTGAGACTCAACCTTTTATGACACAGTGGCCTTAAAGAAAATTCTTCTGATGGTCCAGCCCATCTTCTTGCTTTTCCTGATTTCAGCATTGCTATGTAAGGTAGAGTAGAAGAGAATGGTAGTCCGAAATAAAGAATGGACATGATCTAAGAGAGGCGGCAATTCAGTATACAGTTTGGGTTTGTCAGGGGTATGTTAAAGGTTGATTTAAGCATCCCAGATCACACTTTGGCTTGGCTCTGAATCACACCAGCCCCTGAAGAGTGGTGGGTTGAAATGTGACTTCTTTCCCcagatttctttgtgtctttagaATGACCTCACCAAGCGTCACTCCTGTCATCGTAGAAAAGTACATCATTTGTGCAACTTGTATGGGAGGCAAGTGTAGCAGAAGTTGCTAGGAGCCACTCAGTAGTGCCTTTGACCCCTCTGACTCTGGCTGTGGGCTTTCTTAGGTCTCCGCCGAGTGAGAGACCTCTGTCGAGTCCTGCAGTTGCCATCAACATTTGAGGACACAGCAGTTGCCTACTACCAGCAGGCATACCGGCACTCTGGCATCCGTGCTGCCAGGCTGCAAAAGAAGGAGGTGCTAGTTGGGTGCTGTGTCTTGATCACCTGCCGACAGCATAACTGGCCCCTAACCATGGGAACTGTCTGCGCCCTGTTGTATGCGGATTTGGATGTGTTTTCTGGCACCTACATGCAGATAGTGAAGCTCCTGGGGCTGGATGTGCCCTCGCTGTGCTTGGCAGACCTGGTGAAGACGTACTGTAGCAGGTACCTGCCTACCGGGAACCCCCGGGACGGGATGGACCCTTAGCCCTCAATCTTTTTacctttctgtccctttttcaCCAAAGCGCATCTAAAGGGATTTGGGAGGAAAATCTATATTCTCCCTCCCTCGTGCTCTTGTAGTCTCTCTTCCTAGTACTTGGCGATAAAGCTGATTCCATTTCACATTTCTAAACTGTTTGGCATTTCCGAATCCCTTTGCCTTTATTGCATCCTGATGCCTGATGTAGGCAGCGCAGGTATCAGCCTTGTCACCGGGCCACTGAGTTGCGGCTCTCATGTTGTGCGTGGCCTGCTTGGCTGTGTGCGACCGCCCTGCCTCAGCAGGATCATCTGCAAGTGGAGGTGACAAGATATTAGTGACTGGGCCGGCGGTGGAagctactgctttttttttcattttattttctttaggagCCAcgttcttttcctctcctctcctctcctctcctctcctctcctctcctctcctctcctctcctctcctctcctctcctctcctcttttttttttctcttctcttctcttctcttctcttctcttctcttctcttctcttctgaaaATAGAGTAGAAGGCACAGGCTACCAGTGTCAAGTTGTGTTGGGTTTGCTTGGTTACTTCCTAGCTGGATGACTCTGGGCCAGATTTTTAACTATAAATGCACGTAATGGGGCGCAGAGTGGATGATAGGAGAGCATGTGTAAAGCACGGAGAATACTGGCCGACGGGGTCGCTGACACATTAGCTCCTGCCCTTCACCTCACGGGTGGGAGACACAGCCTGTCTTCTCTCAGCACCTGTATAAACCCGCTGCCAGCAAGTTTGAGTATTTGTTCCAAGAGGACAGAACAGCCCACCTGGAGTGGACTGCTTTTCTTCACTTGGGAAGAGcagtcccctcccccatgggcatCGAGACCAGACTGTCCTTTTGGTCATTTCAGCTTCAGACTGTTCCAAGCCTCCCCGTCTGTGCCAGCCAAATACGtggaagacaaagagaagatgCTGTCGCGAACATTGCAGCTGGTGGAGCTGGCGGATGAGACGTGGCTGGTGACTGGGCGGCATCCCTTGCCTGTCATCACTGCTGCTACTTTTTTGGCATGGCAGTCGCTGCAGCCTTCGCATCGGCTGACATGTTCCCTGGCCCGTTTTTGTAAACTGGCGAACGTGGACCTGCCCTACCCCGCTTCCTCCCGCTTGCAGGAGCTGCTGTCCGTGCTGCTGCGGATGGCCGAGCGGCTGGCCTGGCTGGAGGTTCTGAAGCTCGACAAGCGCTCTGTGGTGAAGCACATCGGTGACCTTCTACAGCACCGCCACACGTTGGTCCGCAAGGCCTTTCGCGATGGAACGGCAGAGATGGAAGCTGGGGAGAAGGAGCTGCGGGGACGGTGTCAGGGGCCAGAGCAGGGAAAAGAGGAGGTGGCGAGTAGTTCCTTAGATTTGCCTGAGGGGAAGCGGCCAGCTAgtcccacccctctcctcccaccttgCATGTTGAAGCCCCCAAAGCggatctgccccccacccccagtctccaCAGTCACCGGAGATGAGAACATATCTGATAGTGAAATAGAGCAGTATTTGCGTACCCCTCAGGAAATTAAGGACTTTGAAAAAGCTCAAGCTGCAAGACAGGCTGCCAGGAGCGTTTCTAGCCCTCCCTGATGTACATCCAGGGGAGCACTCACCACATTCTGACAGCAGCTTAATAATAATCCTGTCCTATCTGGAGAAATCAGCATATGTAAGTCCTTAGGTGTTTTCTTGTTTAAAGGAACCAAGGGACTCTGCAATTACCTGGACCCTGGGTCCTGGAATAGAAGTTGGGAGCAGTGCAGGGACGATTGGCTTGGAGAGAATCGGTCCTTTGGTGCCGGAGAAGTGGCCCATGTTTGTATTACGTGAGATGGCTTTCCTCCTAGACTGGTTGGAGGAGGTTAGGCTTCCTCCTGGTTTGAACTGGGTACAATGCTGCTGCTACAGGCCTGATGAGGGCCCTTGCTGCTGGTATGGAGCGGGTGGTATCTTGAACAGTATCAGCCCCCAGAGGACAGGAACCGGGCAGCTGTGGGCCCAGTGTCCACCTATAGGCATCAATGGGTTCTTGTGTATGAGGTCATGAAATCCTCCACTTCATAACAAAAGGACCGTGGGTGGACTAAGGTTATAGCTCAAGGGCTTtgcaaaattttaatatattaaaacaagAGGCATCTGCTAGAAAACATTCTATTGTATAAAACtcaagcttttaaaaacatgttttctttggcACTTttcatcccctccctcccttttttccccagcgTATTGCAAAAGCTCTCCAGTGCTAAGGCATTGGCAGGGTATGTAAACAGCAGCCAGCATATGTGGAAGAATAATacgaagcttttttttttttcctttttgtctaaTATTGTCTGTGCAGCAAGCATAAATAACAGGATTCATCCCAAGGTGTGTGGGTTTTCTCCCCTCCCTTATGTCTTTTGCCTTCGTGATCAGGCTGCAGTGACATGGACGCTGGGAGGGGACCTAGACCAGGTCTTGTTTTCCTGTTCTTCACCAGGCCAAGGTTTCCCTCCACCTTCATTGGGTCCTTTAGTAAAAGGCTGGTGGTGACTTTCTAGGTTGGGGGAAAATATGGGTGCTGGTGTTTAAAAGTAGTGAAGGCACAGGGCCTGGGTGAGCTGCAGGGACCCTACCTGATACCTTGAGGGATTCAGCTTGGGAGTCTGTGAGGCAGGAAGCCAGTTTGATGTTGGGAGGTTTCTCCCTAACCTGACTTAGAGGTCAGTTCTTGGACTGGTCCTTCCATACGGCCTCATGGAGGCAGGGAAGTCTCTTCCTCAGCCCCATGGTGTTAGAAAGCTGAGACTAGGGGTGTGGGGCTTGCAACTGAACAATAAGTGCTTCCCCAACACTACCTGCAGCCTTGTGGTAGAGCCTCTCTTCGGAGCACTGTTTATAGGGCCAGGTTTAGGGCGTGACTGCCTTCAGCTCCAAATCTAAGCACTACGACTCTCTACTTCCCTCAGATCCTTACCAGGCATCTGGCAGAGTCAGCTTCTCAGGTGTAGGGCCTTGGCTTTGTCCTGGGACGCCCCCTCTACAGCCCTGCCATGTGGTGTGTGGACCACTCCTGTGGGAAGTGTCCCACCGTCCCTGATGGTGCAACCTTCCCACctgctcccacccccttccctagAACTCCATCTCCAGAGCTGCTTTCACACGGTTCTACCTTCTCTTGCATAGTTTATCTTAAAAGCAGCACCTATAGGTCCTGGTCATCTGGCTCAACTGCTAGGCTGGCCCCCTGGTTGGCCAAGAGCAAGGTTGGGGAGAGGCCCTAGGATCTAGGCACAGCGGGCTGACTTCTGACGAGGGCAGTGAGGAGAGAACGCTGTTCTCAAGCTCCTGTCATCTGTGTCTTCCTGATCAGGCCGATGACCATCGGTGGATAAGCTGTGGGGAGTACCTAAGGAGGAGCCCACCTGGGGGCTCTGGGGGGGCAGTCTCCCACTCCACGGGCTGGCAGGACCTCCCCTGCTACCCTGGACGGCACCGATTTGACTGCCAAAACCAGCCTGGGCTGGGACGGAAATGTATCATGCCTGTGGTCCTGGGATTGTTGCTACCCCAGAGGGACTGCCCTCTTGGCGGTGGCAGGCCTCCCCCTGTGTTTTCCCCAGCGTCCAGGACTAAAGCTGGTGTGCCGAGCCGCAGCCATGGGCGCCTCTACCTCAAACCCGTTGATGTACCGGTTGACGTCTTTgaggccccgccccccctcccccccagcagcCTGGGTGACAGGGCCACATGGCCAGCCTGTCCTACAGCGTCGCCCAACCCGGCCCTAGACGGTGGTTTCGCTCTTCCAGAGCCCCGTCTTCATGCAGGCGCCTCCGGCCGCCTCCGTGCCCGTCATGGTGATGTCGTCGTACTTGGCCCCCTTGGGCGCGCCGTTCAGACTGGCCGCGTTGAGCGGGTACGAGCGgcgcttgctctccctctccagcgcgccgcccccgccgcccttGAGGTTGTCGCGACTGGCGCTGCGGCGCTGGCCTGGCCGGCCCGCCTCGGGGGGCGGCGCCGCACTCGTGTCGCTGCCCTCCGACGGCGTGAGCATGGGCTCGCCCTCGAGCTGGAGGCCCGGGCTGTTGCGGCTGCTGCCCGGGTAGCTGTCGGACGGGCTGTTGTGCAGGCTGCCGCTCTCGCTGGACAGCAGCTCCGGCGCCCCGGCCGCCGCGCCCCCGCGCAGCGCCTTGAGCCGGTTCTTGGAGCCGGCCTCCCCCGCGCGGTGCCCCTTGACCCGACTCTTGTGCACTCGGCGCCCGTGGTGCAAGTTGTTGGCGTGGCGGGGCGCGAGGCTCCCCCGGGAGCCCGTGGGCTCTGGCTCCCCTTCCCCGCGGGCCACCACCCCGGCCTCGCACACCTGATTCTGGGCCAGCTGCAGGTTGGTGAGCTTGCAGGGGCCCAGGGGCGGCGCGTGGCCGCTGCTGCCGCTCGGGGAGGACTTGAGGGAGGGAGCCCCCTCTCCGAACACGGGGGAACCGTCCTCTGAGGCGGCGGGCACGGCCCGGGGTGAGGCGCCGGGGGCGGAGGCGTGGGGGCAGCAGGCACGCCAGGAGGCCCTGACGTCCCTGCGCCTGGCACAGTGGTGGGTGAAGACGAAGAGTCCCAGGGCAGAGGCTGCCACCCCGTACAGGCAGCTGCACACCACCCGGGGCAGCCAGCGCTGGGACACGGCCAGAGCCCCACAGGCCCACATGGCCAGGTACAGGAAATGCGTGGTCACCAGCGCCCCCAGTTGGACTCCCGGAGAATAGAGGCCGTCACCATCCTCCGGGGGCCCGGGTGTCACCACCCCCGCGCTCCCAGTAGCCAGAAGGGAACCTGAGTCATTCAGGAAGGGGCCGCTGCTCCTGAGCCTGGTGGAAGCCCTGAGCTCCTCCCCTGGCTCCAGGGAGACCCTGCTGGTGCccccctttgggctctgtgccagagGACCCCTTAAGCGCAGCCCTGCACACAGGAAATAGATCCAGGTGATCAGCAGAATCAAAGCCACCGGGATGTAGAAGGCTCCTAGGCTTGGACGCCACACCAGCCAGCAGCTGAGGGGAGACACAGGCAGTGGATGAGGAGGGGGAGCACGTctgaggtggctgggtggctggggTGATAGGACATG containing:
- the BRF2 gene encoding transcription factor IIIB 50 kDa subunit; protein product: MPGGGQCPDCGSTELVEDSHYSQSQLVCSDCGCVVTEGVLTTTFSDEGNLREVTYSRSTGENDQVSRSQQRGLRRVRDLCRVLQLPSTFEDTAVAYYQQAYRHSGIRAARLQKKEVLVGCCVLITCRQHNWPLTMGTVCALLYADLDVFSGTYMQIVKLLGLDVPSLCLADLVKTYCSSFRLFQASPSVPAKYVEDKEKMLSRTLQLVELADETWLVTGRHPLPVITAATFLAWQSLQPSHRLTCSLARFCKLANVDLPYPASSRLQELLSVLLRMAERLAWLEVLKLDKRSVVKHIGDLLQHRHTLVRKAFRDGTAEMEAGEKELRGRCQGPEQGKEEVASSSLDLPEGKRPASPTPLLPPCMLKPPKRICPPPPVSTVTGDENISDSEIEQYLRTPQEIKDFEKAQAARQAARSVSSPP